One Curtobacterium sp. MCLR17_032 genomic window carries:
- a CDS encoding beta-ketoacyl-ACP synthase III, producing the protein MNIPALRGSRIIGFGHHQPDRILINDELSTMVDTNDEWITTRTGIKTRHIAGPDDSVTSMATEAARNALADAGLAPTDVDLVVVASTTHRDRSPYTAGRVAAALGMSNGPAPIDINTACSGFEYAMAMADQAIRTGSADTALVIGSETLSRIADWTDRSTCVLVGDGAGAAVLGVSDEPQISSVSWGSVPHLQDAVRVTHDPEIFQQEGRSIYRWAITEAEGHARAVVERAGLTLDDIGVFAFHQANLRIIEPLVAALGGEGKYVVRDVVESGNTSAASVPLGLSKAWHRGELPEGVPALLFGFGGGFAHAGQVVMTPTRQR; encoded by the coding sequence GTGAACATCCCAGCACTCCGAGGCAGCCGGATCATCGGGTTCGGCCACCACCAGCCCGACCGGATCCTCATCAACGACGAACTGTCGACCATGGTCGACACGAACGACGAGTGGATCACCACCCGCACCGGCATCAAGACCCGGCACATCGCCGGTCCCGACGACAGCGTGACGTCGATGGCGACCGAGGCCGCGCGCAACGCCCTGGCGGACGCCGGGCTCGCACCGACCGACGTGGACCTGGTCGTGGTCGCCTCGACCACCCACCGCGACCGCTCGCCCTACACGGCCGGACGGGTCGCGGCGGCACTCGGGATGTCGAACGGCCCCGCGCCGATCGACATCAACACCGCCTGCAGCGGCTTCGAGTACGCGATGGCGATGGCCGACCAGGCGATCCGCACCGGCTCCGCCGACACCGCTCTGGTGATCGGGTCCGAGACGCTCTCCCGGATCGCCGACTGGACCGACCGCTCGACCTGCGTCCTGGTCGGCGACGGCGCCGGCGCCGCGGTCCTCGGCGTGTCCGACGAGCCGCAGATCAGCTCCGTCTCGTGGGGGAGCGTGCCGCACCTGCAGGACGCCGTCCGCGTCACGCACGACCCCGAGATCTTCCAGCAGGAGGGTCGTTCCATCTACCGGTGGGCCATCACCGAGGCCGAGGGACACGCCCGCGCCGTCGTCGAACGCGCCGGCCTGACCCTCGACGACATCGGCGTGTTCGCGTTCCACCAGGCGAACCTGCGGATCATCGAGCCCCTCGTCGCCGCGCTCGGTGGCGAGGGCAAGTACGTCGTCCGCGACGTCGTCGAGTCCGGCAACACCTCGGCCGCCAGCGTCCCGCTCGGGCTGTCGAAGGCCTGGCACCGCGGGGAGCTCCCCGAGGGCGTGCCCGCGCTGCTGTTCGGCTTCGGCGGCGGCTTCGCCCATGCCGGTCAGGTCGTCATGACGCCGACGCGTCAGCGCTGA
- a CDS encoding flagellar assembly protein FliW: protein MSIDLTFPVAPFGLEPLRSFTLDVVDGAEGLFTLVGSGTTDAGVDAPRLYLLDAAVHLPDYAPLLTDEQAAGIGLTRAEDAMLLVVANPDAAGTTVNLLAPVVVNARTGVGAQCILEDQDLPLRAELARS from the coding sequence ATGAGCATCGACCTGACCTTCCCCGTCGCACCGTTCGGCCTTGAGCCACTGCGCTCCTTCACACTCGACGTCGTCGACGGCGCCGAGGGCCTGTTCACCCTCGTCGGCTCGGGCACCACCGACGCCGGGGTGGACGCCCCGCGGCTGTACCTGCTCGACGCCGCGGTGCACCTGCCGGACTACGCACCGCTGCTGACCGACGAGCAGGCTGCCGGCATCGGCCTGACCCGTGCCGAGGACGCGATGCTGCTCGTCGTCGCGAACCCCGACGCCGCGGGCACCACCGTCAACCTGCTCGCGCCGGTCGTGGTGAACGCCCGGACCGGTGTCGGCGCGCAGTGCATCCTCGAGGACCAGGACCTGCCGCTCCGCGCGGAGCTCGCCCGCAGCTGA
- a CDS encoding flagellar hook-associated protein 3, whose translation MITRVTTQMTMAAAQARLQAGAAKVADLTDQATTLKAIRKPSDDPAGTATAMQVRKEQAQAAQHARNADDAVGWLATTDTALADVGNVLGKVRDLTVQAASDGTMNPTARDAFVKELQGLKADLLSTANTKYGTRSVFAGSSPAGAAYAADTTWAGSASTSVTRAIGTGEQVRVDTDGSAVFGTGGSSVFALLDGIVADLQAGTNVNPRLTQIDAAQLAVRGAQADVGVRHSAALSAQDALKTLSTTLEGRRSGVEDKALAQAVLDLQVQSTNYQAALAVTAKVLQPTLMDYLR comes from the coding sequence GTGATCACCCGTGTGACCACCCAGATGACCATGGCCGCCGCGCAGGCGCGGCTGCAGGCCGGAGCCGCGAAGGTCGCCGACCTGACCGACCAGGCGACCACGCTCAAGGCGATCCGGAAGCCGTCCGACGACCCGGCCGGCACCGCGACCGCCATGCAGGTGCGCAAGGAGCAGGCGCAGGCCGCCCAGCACGCCCGCAACGCGGACGACGCCGTCGGCTGGCTCGCCACGACCGACACGGCCCTCGCCGACGTCGGGAACGTGCTCGGCAAGGTCCGCGACCTCACCGTGCAGGCCGCGAGCGACGGCACCATGAACCCCACGGCCCGCGACGCCTTCGTCAAGGAGCTGCAGGGGCTGAAGGCCGACCTGCTCAGCACCGCGAACACGAAGTACGGCACCCGGTCGGTGTTCGCCGGGTCCTCCCCCGCCGGCGCCGCGTACGCCGCCGACACCACGTGGGCCGGCAGCGCGAGCACGAGTGTCACCCGCGCGATCGGCACCGGTGAGCAGGTCCGCGTCGACACCGACGGCAGCGCCGTCTTCGGGACCGGTGGCTCGTCGGTCTTCGCACTCCTCGACGGCATCGTCGCCGACCTGCAGGCAGGCACGAACGTGAACCCACGACTCACCCAGATCGACGCCGCCCAGCTCGCCGTCCGCGGCGCCCAGGCCGACGTCGGCGTCCGACACTCGGCCGCGCTGTCCGCGCAGGACGCGCTGAAGACGCTGTCCACCACCCTGGAGGGCCGCCGCTCCGGTGTCGAGGACAAGGCCCTCGCGCAGGCCGTCCTCGACCTGCAGGTCCAGAGCACCAACTACCAGGCAGCCCTCGCCGTCACCGCGAAGGTCCTGCAGCCGACCCTGATGGACTACCTCCGATGA
- the flgK gene encoding flagellar hook-associated protein FlgK — MVSTFGSLQTAYSGLSAARAGLDVTGQNMANVGTTGYTRQRIVQTEVGAPAQTGFVRGTAALAGQGVSVDAIARLASSTLDTRVRFSAGAAAYADTRATALDQLETGLHEPGADGLSAKLDGLWSAWSDLATHLDDPGSASTLIGAAKTVATALSAGSSAIDAQWSATRSALATQVGQLNDAAKQVADLNGAIRTAVASGGTANELLDQRDQLTEEIATLTGASVRDNGDGTVDVVIGGNPLVQGTTARGVTLDGPPTLGAMNTTTGSGQPSAPALSWVGGSVGPVALGGGSIAGGLSLLAPANDAHTGGALAEASAAYDRVATDLATTVNARHATGTTPSGATGTAFFALAAGVPAAQGLSVVPTDGSGLATRSATGQFDASVLTAIAGIGSGAGSPDATWATFVTGVGSASRTASSESTLTGLALTNARTQQQSSAGVDMDEENVSLLAYQHAYQGAARVLTAVDEMLDTIINRLGLVGRS; from the coding sequence ATGGTGAGCACCTTCGGCTCCCTGCAGACCGCGTACTCCGGCCTCAGCGCAGCCCGCGCCGGCCTCGACGTCACCGGCCAGAACATGGCGAACGTCGGCACCACCGGCTACACCCGGCAACGGATCGTCCAGACCGAGGTCGGCGCCCCCGCCCAGACCGGGTTCGTCCGCGGCACCGCGGCACTCGCGGGCCAGGGCGTCTCCGTCGACGCGATCGCCCGCCTGGCGTCCTCGACGCTCGACACCCGCGTCCGCTTCTCGGCCGGTGCTGCCGCGTACGCCGACACCCGCGCCACCGCGCTCGACCAGCTCGAGACCGGTCTGCACGAGCCCGGTGCCGACGGACTGTCCGCGAAGCTCGACGGCCTCTGGTCCGCCTGGAGCGACCTCGCGACGCACCTCGACGACCCGGGCTCGGCCAGCACCCTGATCGGCGCGGCGAAGACCGTCGCGACCGCCCTGTCCGCCGGCTCGTCCGCGATCGACGCGCAGTGGTCCGCCACCCGCTCGGCCCTCGCCACGCAGGTCGGCCAGCTCAACGACGCCGCGAAGCAGGTCGCCGACCTCAACGGGGCGATCCGCACCGCGGTGGCGTCCGGCGGCACCGCGAACGAGCTCCTCGACCAGCGCGACCAGCTGACCGAGGAGATCGCGACCCTCACCGGTGCGTCCGTCCGCGACAACGGCGACGGCACGGTCGACGTCGTCATCGGCGGGAACCCGCTCGTGCAGGGCACCACCGCCCGTGGCGTGACGCTCGACGGCCCGCCCACCCTCGGCGCGATGAACACGACGACGGGCAGCGGGCAGCCGTCGGCCCCGGCCCTCAGCTGGGTCGGTGGGTCGGTCGGTCCGGTCGCCCTCGGTGGCGGTTCGATCGCCGGCGGCCTGTCGCTGCTCGCCCCGGCGAACGACGCCCACACCGGTGGCGCCCTCGCCGAGGCCTCCGCCGCGTACGACCGCGTCGCGACCGACCTCGCCACGACCGTCAACGCCCGGCACGCCACCGGCACGACCCCCTCGGGTGCGACCGGGACCGCGTTCTTCGCCCTCGCCGCCGGGGTCCCCGCCGCACAGGGGCTGTCCGTCGTCCCCACCGACGGCTCCGGCCTCGCGACGCGGAGCGCCACCGGCCAGTTCGACGCCTCGGTGCTCACCGCCATCGCCGGCATCGGGTCGGGTGCCGGAAGCCCGGACGCGACCTGGGCGACGTTCGTGACGGGGGTGGGCAGTGCCTCCCGGACGGCGTCGTCGGAATCGACGCTCACCGGACTCGCCCTGACCAACGCGCGCACCCAGCAGCAGTCGAGCGCCGGCGTCGACATGGACGAGGAGAACGTCTCGCTGCTCGCCTACCAGCACGCCTACCAGGGTGCGGCGCGGGTCCTGACCGCCGTCGACGAGATGCTCGACACCATCATCAACCGCCTCGGCCTCGTCGGGAGGAGCTGA
- a CDS encoding flagellar protein FlgN encodes MSVNDLSAVLWRERELLELLTFKLEEEQLLLAAGRSRWISHASREVEQVLDRLRSTGLERSAQSAAVAEEWGMPSDAPLREVVAAAPSGPWGEILASHLAAMLELTTRIGSLRDENDRFLRVAAQATQETLAGTVTDADTYDASGSSGTATDGARLFDGNL; translated from the coding sequence ATGAGCGTGAACGACCTGTCCGCCGTCCTGTGGCGCGAACGCGAATTGCTCGAACTGCTCACGTTCAAGCTCGAGGAGGAGCAGCTCCTGCTCGCCGCCGGGCGCTCCCGGTGGATCTCGCACGCCAGCCGAGAGGTCGAGCAGGTCCTCGACCGGCTCCGCAGCACCGGTCTCGAGCGCAGCGCCCAGAGCGCCGCCGTCGCCGAGGAGTGGGGCATGCCCTCCGACGCTCCGCTCCGCGAGGTCGTCGCCGCTGCCCCGTCCGGCCCGTGGGGCGAGATCCTGGCCTCCCACCTCGCCGCGATGCTCGAGCTCACCACCCGCATCGGATCGCTGCGGGACGAGAACGACCGCTTCCTCCGCGTCGCGGCCCAGGCCACGCAGGAGACCCTCGCCGGCACCGTGACGGACGCCGACACCTACGACGCCAGCGGCTCGTCCGGCACAGCCACCGACGGCGCACGGCTCTTCGACGGGAACCTGTAG
- a CDS encoding sigma-70 family RNA polymerase sigma factor, which produces MDRTARNAMIVEHLPLVGYIVAETCARATHLSRDDLGQVGSVALVQAADAFDPTLGVPFGAYARTRITGAIADDLRAGDWASRGTRKRIRETLATQEALSAGLGRRVTPQEIADAMGVDRQTAVDALTDAARTVSPIDETVHDTVAADLPLPGEDLLEAEKRRYLVAAVQALPDRMRLIVEAVYFGDRTVTDVAAELGITHSAVSQQRSEAMRLLRDGLAEHYGDGGLAPEPASRTTAARRSAYLARVATNAAAGITRAVQDATAVGRVAAS; this is translated from the coding sequence ATGGACCGCACCGCACGCAACGCGATGATCGTCGAGCACCTGCCGCTCGTCGGCTACATCGTCGCCGAGACCTGCGCCCGCGCCACACACCTCAGCCGCGACGACCTCGGACAGGTCGGCTCCGTCGCCCTGGTGCAGGCCGCCGACGCCTTCGACCCGACCCTCGGTGTGCCGTTCGGCGCCTACGCCCGTACCCGCATCACCGGTGCCATCGCCGACGACCTGCGCGCCGGCGACTGGGCCAGCCGCGGCACCCGGAAGCGCATCCGCGAGACCCTCGCCACCCAGGAGGCGCTCTCCGCCGGTCTCGGACGTCGCGTCACCCCGCAGGAGATCGCCGACGCGATGGGTGTCGACCGCCAGACCGCCGTGGACGCGCTCACCGACGCCGCCCGCACCGTCAGCCCGATCGACGAGACCGTCCACGACACGGTCGCCGCCGACCTGCCGCTGCCGGGCGAGGACCTGCTCGAGGCCGAGAAGCGTCGCTACCTGGTCGCCGCCGTGCAGGCGCTGCCCGACCGGATGCGCCTGATCGTCGAGGCCGTGTACTTCGGCGACCGCACCGTCACCGACGTCGCGGCCGAGCTCGGCATCACCCACTCCGCCGTCTCGCAGCAGCGGTCGGAGGCGATGCGCCTGCTCCGCGACGGTCTCGCCGAGCACTACGGCGACGGCGGGCTCGCACCCGAGCCGGCGTCCCGCACCACCGCGGCCCGACGGAGCGCGTACCTCGCCCGCGTCGCGACGAACGCCGCCGCCGGGATCACCCGCGCGGTGCAGGACGCGACCGCGGTCGGGCGGGTCGCGGCCAGTTGA
- a CDS encoding flagellin has translation MGMSINTNLSALNTYRNLNATQNDLSKSLEKLSSGLRINRAADDAAGLSISEGLKSQVGGLTVAARNAQDGISVVQTAEGGLTETHSILQRMRDLAVQAGNDSNNATSREAITTEVGQLQKELGRIATSTNFNGTSLLNSNDTLKFQVGANAGVDSQIAVDLSGANVSKIADALSTGTTNAATSAIADLTKIGGSDVTVKTGSTSVTVKAADMGAAGSYTSVSDYAADLRKDANFSANFDVAVKTDANGAGTGLILTAKDGSAVTTVTGDGLGAAAASTTTAGAISFDSADNAQKAIVAIDKQIAAVSSARSNLGAIQNRFDHAINVTNVAKENLTAAKSRITDVDMAEEMVKYTRDNILSQAGTSMLAQANQSTQGVLSLLR, from the coding sequence ATGGGTATGTCCATCAACACCAACCTCTCGGCACTCAACACGTACCGGAACCTCAACGCGACGCAGAACGATCTGTCGAAGTCCCTCGAGAAGCTCTCGAGCGGCCTCCGCATCAACCGTGCTGCCGACGACGCTGCCGGTCTGTCGATCTCCGAGGGACTGAAGTCCCAGGTCGGTGGCCTCACGGTCGCCGCCCGCAACGCGCAGGACGGCATCTCCGTCGTGCAGACCGCTGAAGGTGGCCTCACCGAGACCCACTCGATCCTCCAGCGCATGCGCGACCTGGCCGTCCAGGCTGGCAACGACTCGAACAACGCCACGTCGCGCGAAGCCATCACCACCGAGGTCGGGCAGCTCCAGAAGGAGCTCGGCCGCATCGCCACGTCGACCAACTTCAACGGCACCTCGCTGCTCAACAGCAACGACACCCTGAAGTTCCAGGTCGGCGCGAACGCCGGTGTCGACAGCCAGATCGCAGTGGACCTGTCTGGTGCCAACGTCTCGAAGATCGCGGACGCACTCAGCACGGGCACGACCAACGCCGCGACGTCCGCCATCGCCGATCTCACGAAGATCGGTGGCAGCGACGTCACCGTCAAGACCGGGTCGACGAGCGTCACGGTCAAGGCCGCCGACATGGGTGCTGCCGGCTCGTACACGAGCGTCTCGGACTACGCCGCCGACCTGCGGAAGGACGCCAACTTCTCGGCGAACTTCGACGTCGCGGTGAAGACCGACGCCAACGGTGCGGGCACCGGCCTCATCCTGACGGCGAAGGACGGCTCCGCGGTCACTACCGTGACCGGCGACGGTCTCGGTGCGGCTGCCGCGTCGACGACCACGGCCGGTGCGATCAGCTTCGACTCCGCGGACAACGCCCAGAAGGCGATCGTCGCGATCGACAAGCAGATCGCGGCCGTGTCGTCGGCTCGCTCCAACCTCGGTGCGATCCAGAACCGCTTCGACCACGCCATCAACGTGACGAACGTGGCCAAGGAGAACCTCACCGCGGCGAAGTCCCGCATCACCGACGTCGACATGGCGGAGGAGATGGTCAAGTACACGCGCGACAACATCCTCAGCCAGGCCGGCACGTCGATGCTCGCGCAGGCGAACCAGAGCACGCAGGGCGTCCTGTCGCTGCTCCGCTAG
- the fliD gene encoding flagellar filament capping protein FliD, giving the protein MSTTSATSSSLAIDGLVSGLKTTDLINSLMSVEQVPQTLLKAKVTTTNSFISSLQTINGLVQSLATKAAAAAKPGSLDLFTASSSAANATVSASATATAGSVSFTVGQTAAAQVGVTAAMSSWGDTASALTLTKPDGTSTTVTPASGSLDDTVTAINGSAAGVTATKVAAGTDASGTKLYRLQLTSTATGAANGFTLHRGTAADVTAGTATDVLAEPGAAVVTRASDASVTLWGGTAAAQTITSGTNTFADLLPGVSVTVSKVSTDPTTVTVGRDSTKAQAVASGLVDALNAVTSYYSSNTGVTSTTSPTSGTTSTTAGVLLGDATTRSAVQRLTSAMSTPVNGKSPSSIGIVISKDGDFDFDAAAFQKALAADPAGTQAIMSGVAQAVSDAATAASDKYTGSITTAITGNQSVVKDLNTQIDSWTDRLTMRRATLQTQYAALETSLSKLQSQSSWLAGQLSSLSK; this is encoded by the coding sequence ATGTCCACCACGTCCGCGACGAGCAGCTCGCTCGCGATCGACGGTCTGGTCTCCGGGCTCAAGACCACCGACCTCATCAACTCGCTGATGAGCGTCGAACAGGTCCCGCAGACGCTGCTCAAGGCGAAGGTCACCACGACCAACTCCTTCATCTCGTCGCTGCAGACCATCAACGGGCTCGTGCAGTCCCTGGCCACCAAGGCCGCGGCCGCCGCGAAGCCCGGCTCGCTCGACCTGTTCACGGCGTCGTCGAGCGCCGCGAACGCCACCGTCTCGGCGAGTGCGACCGCCACCGCCGGCTCCGTGTCCTTCACGGTCGGTCAGACGGCCGCCGCGCAGGTCGGTGTCACCGCCGCGATGTCGTCCTGGGGGGACACCGCGTCGGCGCTGACGCTCACGAAGCCGGACGGTACGAGCACCACCGTGACGCCGGCATCGGGTTCGCTCGACGACACCGTGACGGCGATCAACGGCTCCGCGGCCGGGGTCACCGCCACGAAGGTCGCCGCGGGGACCGACGCCAGCGGCACGAAGCTCTACCGGCTCCAGCTGACGAGCACCGCGACGGGCGCCGCGAACGGGTTCACCCTGCACCGCGGGACCGCCGCGGACGTCACCGCGGGCACCGCGACCGACGTGCTCGCCGAGCCCGGTGCGGCCGTCGTCACCCGGGCCTCCGACGCATCGGTGACGCTCTGGGGCGGGACGGCTGCGGCGCAGACCATCACGAGTGGGACGAACACGTTCGCCGACCTGCTGCCCGGCGTCAGCGTCACGGTGTCGAAGGTGTCGACGGACCCCACCACGGTGACGGTCGGTCGTGACAGCACCAAGGCGCAGGCCGTGGCCTCCGGGCTCGTCGACGCGCTCAACGCGGTCACGTCGTACTACTCGTCCAACACCGGTGTGACGAGCACGACCAGTCCGACGAGCGGAACGACGAGCACCACCGCCGGTGTCCTGCTCGGGGACGCCACCACGCGGTCGGCCGTCCAGCGGCTGACCAGTGCGATGTCGACCCCGGTCAACGGGAAGTCGCCGTCGTCGATCGGCATCGTCATCTCGAAGGACGGCGACTTCGACTTCGACGCCGCCGCGTTCCAGAAGGCCCTGGCCGCCGACCCCGCCGGCACGCAGGCGATCATGTCCGGTGTCGCGCAGGCCGTCTCGGACGCCGCCACCGCCGCGAGCGACAAGTACACCGGCTCCATCACGACCGCGATCACGGGGAACCAGTCCGTGGTCAAGGACCTCAACACGCAGATCGACTCGTGGACCGACCGACTGACGATGCGCCGGGCGACGCTGCAGACGCAGTACGCCGCGCTCGAGACCAGCCTCAGCAAACTGCAGTCGCAGTCCAGCTGGCTCGCCGGTCAGCTCTCGTCGCTGTCCAAGTGA
- the fliS gene encoding flagellar export chaperone FliS, protein MNAFDLSGSAAFRQAAKPRTVTDQRRAQYTNEAVLSATPAQLVTMLYDRLLLDLHRAESAQVAADWDAAREQLLHAQAIVGELSSTLKIDVWDGGEGLLAVYNYASTSLITANVHRDVQATRDCIRILDPLRQAWHDAAAALPATPVAPQHTAGGALGVA, encoded by the coding sequence ATGAACGCCTTCGACCTCAGCGGGTCCGCCGCCTTCCGGCAGGCCGCGAAGCCCCGCACCGTCACCGACCAGCGCCGCGCCCAGTACACGAACGAGGCGGTGCTGTCGGCGACGCCGGCCCAGCTCGTCACGATGCTCTACGACCGGCTGCTGCTCGACCTGCACCGGGCCGAGAGCGCCCAGGTCGCCGCCGACTGGGACGCCGCCCGCGAGCAGCTCCTGCACGCGCAGGCCATCGTGGGGGAGCTGTCCTCGACGCTGAAGATCGACGTGTGGGACGGCGGCGAGGGACTGCTCGCCGTCTACAACTACGCGTCGACGTCGCTCATCACCGCGAACGTGCACCGCGACGTCCAGGCCACCCGTGACTGCATCCGGATCCTGGACCCGCTCCGCCAGGCCTGGCACGACGCCGCGGCCGCGTTGCCGGCGACCCCGGTCGCGCCGCAGCACACCGCGGGTGGGGCGCTCGGTGTCGCCTGA
- a CDS encoding flagellar basal body protein, with product MLDSVTSAALQSALDGLSMRQRVIANNIANINTTNYHAEKVQFEDALAKSVVDGNGHTAPSVARSLEPTNTNGNNVNLDEETLSNVDTVLRYQFATQAMNSELTQVRAAMRTNS from the coding sequence GTGCTCGACTCCGTGACGTCGGCCGCGCTGCAGAGCGCACTCGACGGTCTGTCGATGCGCCAGCGCGTCATCGCGAACAACATCGCGAACATCAACACCACGAACTACCACGCCGAGAAGGTGCAGTTCGAGGACGCGCTCGCGAAGTCCGTCGTCGACGGCAACGGCCACACCGCGCCGTCCGTCGCGCGGAGCCTCGAGCCGACGAACACGAACGGCAACAACGTCAACCTCGACGAGGAGACGCTCTCGAACGTCGACACCGTGCTGCGCTACCAGTTCGCGACGCAGGCGATGAACTCCGAGCTCACCCAGGTCCGTGCGGCGATGCGGACCAACTCGTGA
- a CDS encoding flagellar basal body rod C-terminal domain-containing protein, with protein MTTFDAIGIASTGMTVHRKWLDAISDNIANVNTVRSMDDSAFQARYVEVQEGNGVSGAYVKGAAFGSAAGRVTYDPDNPLANAEGYVRMPDIDLGTQMADLIMAQRGYQANAAVVDRAKTAYEAALQIGKN; from the coding sequence GTGACGACCTTCGACGCGATCGGCATCGCGAGCACCGGCATGACCGTGCACCGGAAGTGGCTCGACGCGATCTCCGACAACATCGCCAACGTCAACACCGTCCGCTCGATGGACGACTCCGCCTTCCAGGCCCGCTACGTCGAGGTCCAGGAGGGCAACGGCGTCTCCGGCGCCTACGTCAAGGGCGCCGCGTTCGGCAGCGCCGCGGGACGCGTGACCTACGACCCGGACAACCCGCTCGCGAACGCCGAGGGCTACGTCCGGATGCCGGACATCGACCTCGGGACGCAGATGGCGGACCTCATCATGGCCCAGCGCGGCTACCAGGCGAACGCCGCCGTGGTCGACCGTGCCAAGACCGCCTACGAGGCGGCACTGCAGATCGGGAAGAACTGA
- the fliE gene encoding flagellar hook-basal body complex protein FliE, whose amino-acid sequence MPIDGVNGVTTNAMTNALTSVSGTSSDIGTSATSGTEGTGGSGFAASLGNAVDGLQQLQSDSKTLALKAVTGNLDDIHDATIASTRAQVTLELVAAVRNKGVDAFNEIMRMQA is encoded by the coding sequence ATGCCCATCGACGGCGTGAACGGCGTCACCACGAACGCCATGACGAACGCGCTCACCTCGGTCTCCGGGACGAGCAGCGACATCGGCACCTCGGCCACCTCCGGTACCGAGGGAACCGGCGGCAGCGGCTTCGCCGCGTCCCTCGGCAACGCGGTCGACGGCCTGCAGCAGCTGCAGAGCGACTCCAAGACGCTCGCGCTCAAGGCCGTCACGGGCAACCTCGACGACATCCACGACGCCACGATCGCGTCCACCCGCGCCCAGGTCACCCTCGAACTCGTCGCCGCCGTCCGCAACAAGGGCGTCGACGCGTTCAACGAGATCATGCGGATGCAGGCCTGA